The Urbifossiella limnaea genome has a window encoding:
- a CDS encoding sugar transferase: MSVTPTPPPTARDPWPEIDRLAGDIGVSVALCPTWYNAGKVVFDYAVALAALAPALLLICVAAVAVKLSSPGPVFYTQTRLGLRGRRYRIVKLRTMHHNVELKSGIKWAGKDDDRVFRVGKWLRRTHVDELPQLFNVLLGQMSLVGPRPERPEVIESKGLERLVPGYSARLLVKPGVTGLAQVQLPADSDITGVRHKVAYDVYYVRQQGLWLDLRLVLATGLKAAGLNPRLIRVSFLLPGRDAVAAEFGRVVHSAVLTPPLPA; this comes from the coding sequence ATGAGTGTAACGCCCACACCACCGCCCACCGCCCGCGACCCGTGGCCGGAGATCGACCGCCTCGCCGGTGACATCGGCGTGAGCGTGGCGCTGTGCCCGACGTGGTACAACGCCGGCAAGGTCGTGTTCGACTACGCAGTCGCCCTCGCGGCGCTCGCCCCGGCCCTGCTTCTCATCTGCGTCGCGGCCGTCGCAGTGAAGCTGTCCTCGCCGGGCCCCGTGTTCTACACCCAAACTCGCCTCGGCTTGCGCGGCCGCCGGTACCGCATCGTGAAGCTGCGGACGATGCACCACAACGTCGAGCTGAAGTCCGGCATCAAGTGGGCCGGCAAGGACGACGACCGCGTGTTCCGCGTCGGGAAGTGGCTCCGCCGCACGCACGTCGACGAGCTGCCGCAGCTGTTCAACGTGCTGCTCGGGCAGATGAGCCTGGTCGGCCCGCGGCCGGAACGCCCGGAGGTGATCGAGTCGAAGGGGCTGGAGCGTCTCGTCCCCGGCTACTCGGCCCGACTACTGGTGAAGCCGGGAGTGACGGGGCTGGCCCAGGTGCAGTTGCCGGCCGACAGCGACATCACCGGCGTACGGCACAAGGTGGCCTACGACGTGTACTACGTTCGCCAGCAGGGCTTGTGGCTGGACCTGCGGCTGGTGCTGGCGACGGGCCTGAAGGCGGCCGGCCTGAACCCGCGGCTGATCCGCGTCTCGTTCCTGCTGCCCGGCCGCGACGCCGTGGCCGCCGAGTTCGGCCGCGTCGTCCACTCCGCCGTCCTCACGCCGCCGCTGCCGGCATGA
- a CDS encoding exosortase-associated EpsI family protein, with product MPRRPSSRPVSSPPLSRGAAGVLVVIVLGGLVAAAVFEGVLSNRWGVPEDLKAAAARLDRVPPAFGDWTSVEVPVDRKILERAEAVGSVSRVYRNQKSGSSVTVMVLCGPTGPIASHTPDVCYAGLGYKMQGGEVKKTLGDATYWTARFDKGDADPGLEVNWAWGADGTWHAAATPRLDFTGHAYLYKIYATRSLAAAGTAQTGDPVHELLTEFLPVLRTALGPG from the coding sequence ATGCCTCGGCGCCCGTCATCACGACCCGTCTCGTCGCCGCCGCTGTCGCGCGGCGCTGCGGGCGTGCTGGTGGTGATCGTCCTCGGCGGGCTGGTCGCCGCGGCCGTGTTCGAGGGGGTGCTCTCCAACCGCTGGGGCGTGCCCGAAGACCTGAAGGCCGCCGCCGCCCGCCTGGACCGCGTCCCGCCGGCGTTCGGCGACTGGACGAGTGTCGAAGTTCCGGTCGACCGCAAAATCCTGGAGCGGGCCGAGGCCGTCGGTTCGGTGTCTCGGGTTTATCGGAACCAGAAGTCGGGCTCGAGCGTCACAGTGATGGTGCTGTGCGGGCCGACCGGGCCGATCGCCTCGCACACGCCCGACGTGTGCTACGCCGGCCTCGGTTACAAGATGCAGGGCGGGGAAGTCAAGAAGACGCTCGGTGACGCGACGTACTGGACGGCGCGGTTCGACAAGGGGGACGCGGACCCGGGCCTGGAGGTGAACTGGGCCTGGGGCGCCGACGGCACCTGGCACGCGGCAGCCACCCCACGCCTGGACTTCACCGGCCACGCGTACCTCTACAAGATTTACGCGACCCGCAGCCTCGCCGCCGCCGGCACCGCCCAGACCGGCGACCCGGTCCACGAGTTGCTGACCGAGTTCCTGCCGGTCCTGCGCACGGCGCTGGGCCCCGGCTAA
- a CDS encoding polysaccharide biosynthesis/export family protein, producing the protein MVRLSVNRRLVAAAVVAVLAAFGGGCHSLPSGHKCCKPPKFDPCCIPELPVPRELNKVTLPPYVIETPDILIIEATRLIPLPPYRVEPLDVLYVSARGVFDTDPINGLYPVDPDGTINLGPAYGGVVRVADLTTEQIQAAVQAKVKAVAPNGTVTVSLAQSRGAQAVSGQHIVRPDGTVGLGSYGSVYVAGMTIAQAKAEIEKHLSRYLYRPEVNVDVYAFNSKFYYVITDFAGAGEQVVRLPHVGNETVLDAVSNIGGLSAVSSKKIWVARPAPTDCAADQILPVDWCGITQRGQVKTNYQLLPGDRVYILSQPLTKFDTYLARVLAPINRTMGSVLLGASTYQTFTQQNGQNGVQPFIPVGF; encoded by the coding sequence ATGGTCCGCCTGAGCGTCAACCGGAGGCTGGTGGCCGCGGCGGTCGTCGCCGTGCTGGCCGCCTTCGGGGGCGGGTGTCACAGCCTGCCGAGCGGTCACAAGTGCTGCAAGCCGCCGAAATTCGACCCGTGCTGCATCCCCGAACTGCCCGTGCCGCGGGAACTGAACAAGGTGACGCTGCCGCCCTACGTCATCGAGACGCCGGACATCCTGATCATTGAGGCGACGCGGCTGATCCCGCTGCCGCCATACCGGGTCGAGCCGCTGGACGTGCTGTACGTCAGCGCCCGCGGCGTGTTCGACACCGACCCGATCAACGGCCTGTACCCGGTGGACCCGGACGGCACGATCAACCTCGGCCCGGCCTACGGCGGGGTGGTGCGGGTCGCCGACCTGACGACCGAGCAGATTCAGGCGGCCGTACAGGCGAAGGTGAAGGCCGTGGCCCCGAACGGCACGGTGACCGTGTCGCTGGCCCAGAGCCGCGGGGCGCAGGCGGTGAGCGGCCAGCACATCGTGCGGCCGGACGGTACGGTCGGCCTCGGCAGCTACGGCAGCGTGTACGTGGCCGGCATGACCATCGCCCAGGCCAAGGCGGAGATCGAGAAGCACCTGTCGCGCTACCTGTACCGGCCGGAAGTGAACGTGGACGTGTACGCGTTCAACAGCAAGTTCTACTACGTGATCACTGACTTCGCCGGGGCCGGCGAACAGGTCGTACGGCTGCCGCACGTCGGCAACGAGACGGTGCTCGACGCGGTGTCGAACATCGGCGGCCTGTCGGCGGTGTCGAGCAAGAAGATTTGGGTGGCCCGGCCCGCGCCGACGGACTGCGCCGCGGACCAGATTCTGCCCGTGGACTGGTGCGGGATCACACAGCGCGGGCAGGTGAAGACGAACTACCAGTTGCTGCCGGGCGACCGGGTGTACATTCTGAGCCAGCCGCTGACGAAGTTCGACACCTACCTGGCCCGGGTGCTCGCTCCGATCAACCGGACGATGGGCAGCGTACTGCTCGGGGCGTCCACGTACCAGACCTTCACCCAGCAGAACGGTCAGAACGGGGTGCAGCCGTTCATCCCGGTCGGGTTCTGA
- a CDS encoding TIGR03087 family PEP-CTERM/XrtA system glycosyltransferase gives MTAAHDQLTNDPPLTKDRTQLSSLVSGGSLEIGQSRAPRVLYLTHRVPFPPDKGDRIRNYHMLRGLAARGRVWLGCLADEPVSAETRSELDRLCERVAIVPAAGTRKWLRAGWSVLSGGSISEGIFREPALFDVVRGWAKEAGFAAAVVSASSLAPYLAGDALAGVLRFVDLMDVDSQKWLDFATTVRGPKRWVYRLEARRVRKLERTLPTWTAARAVVSRAEADVYDSFTAPGAATVASNGVDLDYFAPRVVPVEPALAFVGAMDYLPNIDGAVWFARSVWPELRAKHPEAEFRIVGRSPAPEVRRLVELPGVKVVGTVPDVRPFVLGAAAAVVPLRLARGIQNKVLEALALARPVVAAPPALAALGTTPGEHLLRAESPAEWVGACSTLLTDHARGTALGAAGRRYVEANHRWATCLDPFLSRVVPHDG, from the coding sequence ATGACCGCGGCCCATGACCAGTTGACCAATGACCCACCACTGACCAAGGACAGAACCCAGCTGTCTTCCTTGGTCAGTGGTGGGTCATTGGAAATTGGTCAGTCCCGCGCTCCGCGGGTTCTTTACCTCACGCACCGCGTCCCGTTCCCGCCCGACAAGGGCGATCGCATCCGCAACTACCACATGCTGCGCGGCCTCGCCGCCCGGGGGCGCGTGTGGCTGGGCTGTCTCGCGGACGAGCCCGTTTCCGCGGAGACGCGCTCCGAGCTGGACCGGCTTTGCGAGCGCGTGGCAATCGTGCCCGCGGCCGGGACGCGCAAGTGGCTCCGCGCCGGCTGGAGCGTCCTCAGCGGCGGCAGCATCTCCGAAGGCATCTTCCGCGAGCCGGCGCTGTTCGACGTGGTCCGCGGCTGGGCGAAGGAAGCGGGCTTCGCCGCGGCCGTCGTGTCGGCGTCGAGCCTGGCGCCGTACCTCGCGGGTGACGCACTCGCCGGTGTGCTGCGGTTCGTGGACCTGATGGACGTGGACAGCCAGAAGTGGCTTGACTTCGCGACGACGGTCCGCGGCCCGAAGCGCTGGGTCTACCGCCTCGAAGCCCGCCGCGTGCGCAAGCTCGAACGGACGCTACCGACATGGACCGCGGCGCGGGCGGTGGTCAGCCGTGCCGAGGCCGACGTGTACGACTCGTTCACGGCGCCCGGCGCCGCGACCGTCGCGTCCAACGGCGTCGACCTCGACTACTTCGCACCGCGGGTCGTGCCGGTCGAGCCGGCGCTGGCGTTCGTCGGGGCAATGGACTACCTGCCGAACATCGACGGGGCCGTGTGGTTCGCGCGAAGCGTCTGGCCCGAACTGCGGGCGAAGCACCCCGAGGCGGAGTTCCGCATCGTCGGGCGATCACCCGCCCCCGAGGTGCGGCGGCTAGTGGAGTTGCCCGGCGTGAAGGTAGTGGGCACCGTGCCCGACGTGCGCCCGTTCGTGCTCGGCGCTGCGGCCGCGGTGGTGCCGCTGCGGTTGGCCCGCGGCATCCAAAACAAGGTGCTCGAAGCGCTGGCGCTGGCCCGCCCCGTGGTCGCCGCCCCGCCCGCCCTCGCGGCGCTGGGAACGACCCCCGGCGAGCACCTGCTCCGCGCCGAGTCGCCCGCCGAGTGGGTGGGCGCTTGTTCGACGCTGCTGACGGACCACGCCCGCGGCACCGCCCTCGGCGCCGCCGGCCGCCGCTACGTGGAGGCGAATCACCGCTGGGCGACGTGCCTCGACCCCTTCCTCTCGCGGGTCGTGCCGCATGACGGCTGA
- a CDS encoding glycosyltransferase: MTADAPVVFDTRVVTGAGGGPEKTILNSPRFLEPLGYRMVCGYLHPPGDPGYEVIRRKAAEANAPLVSIPDRGFWDWRAVRQLLRACREHKVTVWHGHDYKTNALGLLLTRFHRMRLVTTAHGWVQQTSRTPLYYGIDKWCLRRYERVVCVSTDLVEACRAAGVPEKRLLLLDNGIDAADYARRRSVAEAKLALGFPPAAPLVGAVGRLSGEKAFDVLLRAVAALPGVRLVIVGEGGERGTLERLIAELGLTDRVRLAGWQADVRGYFEAMDVFALSSLREGLPNVVLEAMALEVPVVATRVNGVPRLVQDGVNGTLVDSGDAAVLSAALGRLLGDAALRERFRAAGRETVEGRFSFAGRMRKLAAVYDDLLGRRLAARATVACEPAAGAPPR; this comes from the coding sequence ATGACGGCTGACGCGCCGGTCGTCTTCGACACCCGGGTCGTGACCGGGGCCGGCGGCGGGCCGGAGAAGACGATTCTGAACTCGCCGCGCTTCCTGGAGCCGCTCGGCTACCGGATGGTGTGCGGCTACCTCCACCCGCCCGGCGACCCCGGCTACGAGGTGATTCGCAGGAAGGCCGCGGAGGCGAACGCTCCGCTGGTGTCGATCCCCGACCGCGGCTTCTGGGACTGGCGCGCCGTGCGGCAGCTTCTGCGGGCGTGCCGCGAGCACAAGGTGACCGTGTGGCACGGTCACGACTACAAGACCAACGCGCTCGGCCTCCTGCTGACGCGCTTCCACCGGATGCGGCTGGTGACGACGGCCCACGGCTGGGTGCAGCAGACGAGCCGCACGCCGCTCTATTACGGCATCGACAAGTGGTGCCTGCGACGGTACGAGCGCGTGGTGTGCGTCTCGACCGACCTCGTGGAAGCGTGCCGTGCCGCGGGCGTGCCGGAGAAGCGGTTGCTGCTGCTGGACAACGGCATCGACGCAGCCGACTACGCGCGCCGCCGGTCGGTCGCGGAGGCGAAGCTGGCGCTGGGCTTCCCGCCGGCCGCGCCGCTGGTCGGCGCCGTCGGCCGGCTGTCGGGCGAGAAGGCGTTCGACGTGCTGCTCCGCGCCGTCGCCGCGCTGCCGGGTGTGCGGCTCGTCATCGTCGGCGAGGGGGGCGAGCGGGGCACTCTCGAGCGACTGATCGCGGAGTTGGGCCTGACCGACCGCGTGAGGCTGGCCGGCTGGCAGGCCGACGTGCGCGGGTACTTCGAGGCGATGGACGTGTTCGCGCTGTCGAGCCTCCGCGAGGGGCTGCCGAACGTCGTGCTGGAGGCGATGGCCCTGGAGGTGCCGGTGGTGGCGACGCGCGTCAACGGCGTGCCGCGGCTCGTGCAGGACGGCGTCAACGGGACGCTCGTCGACAGCGGCGACGCCGCCGTCCTGTCCGCGGCGCTCGGCCGGCTGCTCGGCGACGCCGCACTGCGGGAGCGGTTCCGCGCCGCGGGCCGCGAGACGGTCGAGGGCCGGTTCAGCTTTGCGGGCCGGATGCGGAAGCTGGCGGCGGTGTACGACGATCTCCTCGGCCGCAGGCTCGCGGCCCGTGCTACAGTAGCGTGTGAGCCGGCCGCCGGAGCCCCACCCCGATGA
- a CDS encoding polysaccharide biosynthesis tyrosine autokinase: MARSNNGENPPTGPLQPYNNPPGGMLAPGGGPYGPSVTIPGGTGKTPPTPLGLLNALRRRWVLATFLGLLVGSALGTGVWFILPGGKHTARATVQLRPSTVESGKGQVEDFDSFRRSQMYLVKSRDLINRTIAEPKVASLQTIREADDPVALLETGVRVDGSIAPDLMQVSFNGNNRDDLVKIVDALVGKYVDDANNAVRKNLMDKADRLEKLIGDLRAKVEQDEREIKRKAEFNGTIGIEDTNKQLSTLKLMETQLSQEVAALKTINQDNELLLEKVKEKVEQAKTDKTKLDADTLMLRDWVAKHPRVDTLVKQKLAREIDLGQAKTAAGTVPDAPVVLALDAEVKQLQKAIDKARTEVLPDVRAALQEYGEEMLKAKHAELQEQLTLDRARLERKERTLTELTKNAGNIAKTGFDIQSLTRGLEPMKKRLDTLEDQKIQIVIERGMESRVSVREAAVLILNENLKQKVMLSGAVGVAGFLGVLALIALLEWRNRRVDGVDQVVTELGMRVIGTVPAFPNRASLKAAEAAGNANWRFILNESINSTRTMLLHTARSQSMQVVMVTSATQGEGKTSLSSQLASSMATAGMRTLIVDCDLRNPSIHKLFDLPLTPGVSEVLCQEVDPSDAVQPTAVPNLWVIPAGQCSTRVIAALAQGHPLETLFNRLRGQFDFVVVDSCPVLPVADALLIGQHVDGVVFSIMQDISQLPKVMVASEKLHQLSINLLGAVVNGVHMGSAYYAYGYNYVKQLPA, from the coding sequence ATGGCCCGCTCGAACAACGGTGAGAACCCCCCGACCGGGCCGCTGCAGCCGTACAACAACCCGCCCGGCGGGATGCTCGCCCCCGGCGGCGGCCCCTACGGGCCGAGCGTCACAATCCCCGGCGGTACCGGCAAGACCCCGCCCACGCCGCTGGGCCTGCTGAACGCCCTTCGTCGCCGCTGGGTGCTCGCCACCTTCCTCGGCCTGCTCGTCGGTTCGGCGCTGGGGACCGGGGTGTGGTTCATCCTCCCCGGCGGCAAGCACACCGCCCGCGCCACCGTGCAGCTGCGGCCGTCCACCGTCGAGTCGGGCAAGGGGCAGGTCGAAGACTTCGACTCGTTCCGCCGCTCGCAGATGTACCTGGTGAAGTCGCGCGACCTGATCAACCGCACGATCGCCGAGCCGAAGGTCGCCAGCCTGCAGACCATCCGCGAGGCCGACGACCCGGTGGCGCTGCTCGAGACCGGCGTCCGGGTGGACGGGTCGATCGCCCCCGACCTGATGCAGGTGTCGTTCAACGGCAACAACCGCGACGACCTCGTCAAGATCGTGGACGCGCTGGTCGGCAAGTACGTCGACGACGCCAACAACGCCGTCCGCAAGAACCTGATGGACAAGGCCGACCGGCTCGAGAAGCTGATCGGCGACCTGCGGGCCAAGGTGGAGCAGGACGAGCGCGAGATCAAGCGGAAGGCCGAGTTCAACGGCACCATCGGCATCGAGGACACGAACAAACAGCTGAGCACCCTCAAGCTGATGGAGACGCAGCTGTCCCAGGAGGTCGCCGCCCTCAAGACCATCAACCAGGACAACGAGCTGCTGCTGGAGAAGGTGAAGGAGAAGGTCGAGCAGGCCAAGACGGACAAGACCAAGCTCGACGCCGACACGCTGATGCTCCGCGACTGGGTGGCCAAGCACCCGCGGGTGGACACGCTGGTGAAGCAGAAGCTGGCCCGCGAGATCGACCTGGGGCAGGCCAAGACCGCCGCCGGCACCGTGCCCGACGCCCCCGTCGTGCTCGCCCTCGACGCCGAGGTGAAGCAGCTGCAGAAGGCGATCGACAAGGCCCGGACCGAGGTCCTCCCCGACGTCCGTGCCGCGCTGCAGGAGTACGGCGAGGAGATGCTCAAGGCGAAGCACGCGGAACTTCAGGAGCAGCTGACCCTCGACCGCGCCCGGCTGGAGCGGAAGGAGCGGACGCTCACCGAGCTGACGAAGAACGCCGGCAACATCGCCAAGACCGGGTTCGACATCCAGAGCCTGACCCGCGGGCTGGAGCCGATGAAGAAGCGGCTCGACACGCTCGAGGACCAGAAGATTCAGATCGTCATCGAGCGCGGCATGGAGTCGCGGGTCAGCGTCCGCGAGGCGGCCGTGTTGATCCTGAACGAGAACCTGAAGCAGAAGGTCATGCTGTCCGGGGCCGTCGGCGTGGCCGGGTTCCTCGGCGTGCTCGCGCTCATCGCGCTGCTGGAGTGGCGGAACCGCCGGGTGGACGGCGTGGACCAGGTGGTGACCGAGCTGGGGATGCGCGTCATCGGCACGGTGCCGGCGTTCCCGAACCGGGCCAGCCTGAAGGCCGCCGAGGCCGCGGGAAACGCCAACTGGCGGTTCATCCTGAACGAGTCGATCAACAGCACCCGCACCATGCTGCTGCACACGGCCCGGAGCCAGTCGATGCAGGTGGTGATGGTGACGAGCGCGACCCAGGGCGAGGGCAAGACGTCGCTGTCGAGCCAGCTTGCGAGCAGCATGGCCACGGCCGGGATGCGGACGCTGATCGTGGACTGCGACCTGCGGAACCCGTCGATCCACAAGCTGTTCGACCTGCCGCTGACGCCCGGCGTGAGCGAGGTGCTGTGCCAGGAGGTGGACCCGAGCGACGCCGTGCAGCCGACGGCCGTGCCGAACCTGTGGGTGATCCCGGCCGGGCAGTGCAGCACGCGGGTGATCGCGGCCCTGGCCCAGGGGCACCCGCTGGAGACGCTGTTCAACCGCCTGCGGGGGCAGTTCGACTTCGTGGTCGTGGACAGCTGCCCGGTGCTGCCGGTGGCCGACGCGCTCCTGATCGGTCAGCACGTGGACGGCGTGGTGTTCTCGATCATGCAGGACATCAGCCAGCTGCCGAAGGTGATGGTGGCGTCGGAGAAGCTGCACCAGCTGAGCATCAACCTGCTGGGCGCGGTGGTGAACGGCGTCCACATGGGGAGCGCGTACTACGCCTACGGGTACAACTACGTGAAGCAGTTGCCGGCGTAG